Proteins encoded together in one Benincasa hispida cultivar B227 chromosome 1, ASM972705v1, whole genome shotgun sequence window:
- the LOC120069695 gene encoding kelch repeat-containing protein At3g27220-like: MARPSSKHASLKLVLICLALLGFALIADYMWASSSRFSYSLSIASNWAPPYRSDSSISVPTKPDRINPGKGEAAKGGKDDNPGRALSATFADLPAPELTWKKMATAPVPRLDGAAIQIKNLLFVFAGYGTIDLVHSHVDIYNFTDNTWGGRFDMPKEMAHSHLGMATDGRYIYVVTGQYGPQCRGPTAHTFVLDTETKQWQDMPPLPVPRYAPATQLWRGRLHVMGGSKENRHTPGVEHWSLAVKDGKALEKEWRSEIPIPRGGPHRACIVVDDRLYVIGGQEGDFMAKPGSPIFKCSRRNEVVYGDVYMLDDDMKWKVLPSMPKPDSHIEFAWIVVNNSIVIVGGTTDKHPQTKKMVLNGEVFQFNLDLQQWSVIGKLPFRVKTTLVGYWDGWLYFTSGQRDKGPDDPSPKKVIGEMWRTKLKLIL; the protein is encoded by the exons ATGGCGAGGCCCTCATCAAAGCACGCATCACTCAAGTTGGTGCTAATATGCTTGGCGCTTCTTGGATTTGCTCTCATCGCCGACTATATGTGGGCTTCCTCATCTCGCTTCTCTTATTCTTTATCCATTGCATCCAATTGGGCTCCTCCTTATCGCTCCGATAGCAGTATATCAGTTCCCACAAAACCAGACCGTATAAATCCCGGCAAG GGAGAGGCTGCTAAAGGCGGCAAAGATGATAATCCCGGCAGAGCCCTGTCAGCAACCTTTGCTGATCTGCCAGCTCCAGAGTTAACGTGGAAGAAGATGGCAACTGCTCCTGTGCCTCGCTTGGATGGTGCTGCAATACAGATCAAGAATCTTCTATTCGTATTTGCTGGATATGGCACCATTGATTTG GTACATTCACATGttgatatttataattttactgATAATACATGGGGAGGAAGATTTGACATGCCAAAGGAAATGGCACATTCACATTTAGGAATGGCAACTGATGGAAGGTACATTTATGTAGTCACAGGGCAATATGGTCCACAGTGTCGGGGGCCTACCGCTCATACATTTGTTCTGGATACTGAGACGAAGCAGTGGCAGGATATGCCCCCATTACCAGTCCCtag GTACGCACCAGCAACTCAACTTTGGAGAGGTAGACTCCATGTGATGGGTGGTAGCAAGGAAAACCGACACACACCTGGTGTGGAGCATTGGAGCCTTGCCGTGAAGGATGGGAAAGCCTTAGAAAAGGAGTGGAGGAGCGAGATACCTATTCCTCGAGGAGGACCTCACAG GGCATGTATTGTTGTTGATGACCGACTCTATGTTATTGGAGGTCAAGAAGGTGATTTTATGGCAAAACCAGGATCCCCTATTTTCAAATGCTCCCGCAGGAATGAG GTGGTTTACGGCGATGTTTATATGCTGGATGATGATATGAAATGGAAAGTGTTGCCATCAATGCCGAAACCAGATTCCCATATTGAATTTGCTTGGATAGTGGTCAACAATTCAATTGTTATTGTTGGCGGCACGACAGATAAGCATCCTCAGACCAAGAAGATGGTTCTCAATGGAGAAGTATTCCAATTTAATCTGGATTTACAG CAATGGTCAGTGATAGGGAAGCTTCCATTCCGTGTGAAAACGACGCTAGTTGGATATTGGGACGGATGGCTGTACTTCACGTCTGGACAACGAGATAAAGGACCAGACGATCCCTCTCCTAAGAAGGTGATTGGTGAAATGTGGAGAACAAAATTGAAACTCATCTTATGA
- the LOC120071367 gene encoding 60S ribosomal protein L7-2-like yields the protein MGEEVKALIPESVLKKRKRNEEWTLSKQQELEAAKKKNAENRKLIYNRAKLYSQEYEEKEKELIRLKREAKLKGGFYVDPEAKLLFITRIRGINAMHPKTKKILQLLRLRQIFNGVFLKVNKATLNMLHRVEPYVTYGYPNLKSVKELIYKRGYGKLNKRRVALTDNSIVEQALGKYGIICMEDLVHEIMTVGPHFKEANNFLWPFKLKAPLGGLEKKRNHYVEGGDAGNRENYINELIRRMN from the exons ATGGGTGAAGAAGTCAAGGCATTGATTCCAGAGTCAGtcttgaagaagaggaagaggaatgAAGAATGGACGTTGTCAAAGCAGCAAGAACTTGAAGCCGCCAAAAAGAAGAATGCAGAGAATCGTAAGTTGATTTATAACAGAGCTAAGCTATATTCACAGGAGTATGAAGAGAAG GAAAAAGAGCTGATTAGACTGAAGCGTGAGGCAAAATTAAAAGGAGGATTTTATGTTGACCCTGAGGCTAAATTATTGTTTATCACTCGCATCCGTGG TATCAATGCCATGCACCCTAAGACAAAAAAGATATTGCAGCTGCTGCGTTTGAGGCAG ATTTTCAACGGTGTCTTCCTCAAAGTCAATAAAGCAACATTGAATATGCTGCACAGGGTCGAGCCTTATGTGACCTATGG CTACCCGAATTTGAAAAGCGTTAAAGAACTTATTTACAAGAGGGGTTATGGGAAGCTAAACAAGCGGAGAGTAGCATTGACTGACAACTCAATTGTGGAGCAG GCTCTGGGTAAATACGGCATTATCTGCATGGAAGATCTCGTCCACGAGATCATGACCGTTGGACCTCACTTTAAGGAGGCAAATAACTTCCTATGGCCATTCAAGTTGAAGGCACCTTTGGGCGGATTGGAAAAGAAGAGGAATCACTATGTTGAAGGGGGAGATGCAGGTAATCGGGAAAATTATATCAATGAGCTTATCAGGAGAATGAACTAG